In the genome of Massilia sp. PAMC28688, one region contains:
- a CDS encoding GNAT family N-acetyltransferase, with translation MPSYTHRVARQQDLPVIVEIYNSTIASREVTADTEPVSVASRQQWFDDHDPERRPLWVIHASDDTAADPEVIGWMSYSNFYGRPAYSGTAELSIYIAEAWRGKGMGRYCLEQGIAHAPAIKVHTLLGFIFGHNAPSLGLFKAYGFDTWANFPRVANLDGIERDLIILGKRVA, from the coding sequence ATGCCGTCTTACACCCATCGCGTCGCCCGTCAGCAAGATCTGCCCGTCATTGTCGAGATTTACAATTCCACCATTGCCTCGCGCGAAGTCACTGCCGACACCGAGCCGGTATCGGTCGCCTCGCGCCAGCAATGGTTTGATGACCATGACCCGGAGCGCCGCCCGCTGTGGGTCATCCATGCCAGCGACGATACGGCGGCCGACCCTGAAGTCATCGGCTGGATGTCGTACTCCAACTTTTACGGGCGGCCGGCCTATTCCGGCACGGCGGAGCTGTCGATTTATATCGCAGAGGCGTGGCGCGGCAAGGGCATGGGCCGCTATTGCCTGGAGCAGGGCATTGCCCACGCCCCGGCGATCAAGGTCCACACCTTGCTGGGATTCATTTTTGGACACAATGCGCCCAGCCTTGGTCTGTTCAAGGCTTACGGTTTCGATACCTGGGCCAATTTCCCGCGCGTGGCCAACCTCGATGGCATCGAGCGCGACTTGATTATCCTCGGCAAGCGGGTCGCCTAG
- a CDS encoding PilZ domain-containing protein: MNGKPADPNLAQPARPSVLSLAIKEKAALYAAYMPFLKNGGMFVPSNKPYKLGDEIYLILALMDDPNKYPIAGKVAWITPAGANNNKAQGIGVHFPDDETGHRAKLRIEEILGAALRSSRATHTL; this comes from the coding sequence ATGAACGGCAAACCAGCAGATCCGAACCTTGCGCAGCCCGCGCGGCCGTCGGTACTGTCGCTCGCCATCAAGGAAAAGGCGGCGCTGTACGCCGCCTACATGCCATTCCTGAAGAACGGCGGCATGTTCGTGCCGAGTAATAAGCCGTACAAGCTGGGCGACGAGATCTATCTCATCCTTGCCCTCATGGACGATCCCAATAAATATCCGATTGCAGGCAAGGTGGCGTGGATCACGCCTGCCGGCGCCAACAACAACAAGGCGCAGGGTATCGGCGTGCATTTCCCGGACGACGAAACGGGCCACCGCGCCAAGCTGCGCATTGAAGAAATCCTGGGCGCGGCATTGCGCTCTTCGCGCGCCACGCACACGCTGTAA
- a CDS encoding DNA polymerase III subunit delta': MSTSIYPWQEASWQRLQLLRERMPHAILFHGAAGTGKADFIERFAQSLLCENVRADGHACDACISCGWFSQQNHPDYRRVRPEALEDEPPEGEEGTDADTGKKAKSTKTPSKEIKIEQIRALADFMNISTHRQGLRVVVLYPAEALNTPASNALLKTLEEPPPGTVFLLSSNGLDRLLPTILSRCRKFALPMPDHAQASAWLNEQGLKDADSWLREQGGAPLAALAQSEVGNRDEMDTLLQLLANPTVDGALKTADKLSKVPLSLLVSYQQRWLYDVFSYKLSGSIRYFPRYQKELAALAAKVHTSSLMRAIKSANERRATADHPLSPKLFVEDMLLDYTACCT; encoded by the coding sequence ATGAGCACTTCCATTTATCCATGGCAGGAAGCATCGTGGCAGCGCCTGCAGCTGCTGCGCGAGCGCATGCCGCACGCGATCCTGTTCCATGGCGCCGCCGGCACCGGCAAGGCTGACTTCATCGAGCGCTTTGCCCAGTCGCTGTTATGTGAAAACGTGCGCGCCGATGGCCACGCCTGTGACGCCTGCATCTCTTGCGGCTGGTTCAGCCAGCAGAATCATCCGGACTACCGCCGCGTGCGCCCGGAGGCACTGGAGGACGAGCCCCCCGAGGGTGAAGAGGGCACGGACGCCGATACCGGCAAGAAAGCCAAGTCCACCAAGACGCCTTCCAAAGAAATCAAGATCGAACAGATCCGGGCCTTGGCCGACTTCATGAACATTTCCACGCACCGGCAGGGCTTGCGCGTGGTGGTGCTGTATCCGGCCGAAGCGCTCAACACGCCGGCGTCCAACGCCTTGCTCAAGACACTGGAAGAGCCGCCCCCAGGCACGGTGTTCCTGCTTTCGTCCAATGGCCTGGACCGGCTGCTGCCCACCATCTTGTCGCGCTGCCGCAAGTTTGCCTTGCCCATGCCCGACCACGCCCAGGCCAGCGCCTGGCTCAACGAGCAAGGTCTCAAGGATGCCGACAGCTGGCTGCGCGAGCAGGGTGGCGCCCCGCTGGCCGCGCTGGCCCAGTCGGAAGTGGGCAATCGTGACGAAATGGACACCTTGCTGCAACTGCTGGCCAACCCCACGGTGGACGGAGCGTTGAAAACAGCCGACAAATTGAGCAAAGTGCCCCTCAGTTTGCTGGTTTCTTACCAGCAACGCTGGCTTTACGACGTTTTTTCCTACAAACTGTCGGGGAGCATCAGATATTTCCCCCGCTATCAAAAGGAACTTGCCGCGCTCGCCGCGAAAGTGCACACTTCCAGCTTGATGCGGGCAATCAAAAGCGCCAACGAGCGCCGCGCGACAGCGGATCATCCCCTGTCGCCCAAATTGTTTGTGGAAGATATGCTGCTTGATTACACTGCATGCTGTACCTGA
- the tmk gene encoding dTMP kinase: protein MKNSPIDSGTTGKFISFEGIDGAGKSTHIGFVTSWLENHGKTVVSSREPGGTAVGEKLRELLLHEKMHLETEALLMFASRREHIAQVIAPALARGDWVLSDRFTDASFAYQGGGRGLDLAKMEALEQWVHPHLQPDLTLLFDVPLDVARARLDATRTLDKFEQEQADFFAACRNEYLRRAAQFPERIVVIDSSQSIDAIRARLTAIVEKLL from the coding sequence ATGAAGAACAGTCCTATTGACAGCGGTACCACGGGCAAGTTCATCAGCTTCGAAGGCATTGACGGAGCCGGCAAGTCGACGCATATTGGTTTTGTGACCAGCTGGCTCGAGAATCACGGCAAGACGGTGGTGTCATCGCGCGAGCCCGGCGGCACGGCCGTGGGCGAAAAATTGCGCGAGCTGCTCCTGCATGAAAAGATGCACCTGGAAACGGAAGCCCTGCTCATGTTTGCCAGCCGCCGCGAGCATATCGCGCAGGTCATCGCGCCCGCCCTGGCACGCGGCGACTGGGTGCTGTCAGACCGTTTTACGGACGCCAGCTTCGCCTACCAGGGTGGCGGGCGCGGCCTCGACCTTGCCAAGATGGAAGCGCTGGAGCAATGGGTGCACCCCCATCTGCAGCCTGACCTGACGCTGCTGTTCGACGTCCCGCTCGACGTCGCCCGCGCGCGGCTCGACGCCACCCGCACCTTGGACAAGTTCGAGCAGGAGCAGGCCGACTTCTTTGCCGCCTGCCGCAATGAATATCTGCGCCGCGCGGCTCAGTTTCCTGAACGAATTGTCGTTATCGATTCAAGCCAGTCGATCGATGCCATCCGGGCCCGGCTGACTGCCATTGTTGAGAAACTGCTTTAA
- the mltG gene encoding endolytic transglycosylase MltG, producing MRLIKKLIYLAIVCAIAGMVAFIFWAKNPITESGEPIPFTVTPGSGVGLASQQIARAGVPVQPFLFSMLARVTQNAGKIKAGSYELKPGTTPRQLINQLVRGEFAQESLTIIEGWTFKQMRAAIAARKSLNQDTAQLSDQELMSKISTEYKSPEGLFFPDTYLFAKNTSDLQIYKQAHALMLTRLNAAWEKRDASLPYKTPYEALIMASIVEKETGQKSERAMIAGVFVNRLRLNMMLQTDPTVIYGMGDSYAGNIRKKDLETDTPYNTYTRVGLPPTPIALPGAQSLAAALGPAKTEALYFVSRGDGSSQFSTNLPDHNKAVNQYQR from the coding sequence ATGCGACTGATAAAAAAACTGATTTACCTGGCCATCGTCTGTGCGATTGCTGGCATGGTGGCTTTCATTTTCTGGGCCAAGAATCCGATTACCGAATCGGGTGAGCCCATTCCATTTACCGTCACGCCGGGCAGTGGCGTGGGCCTGGCCTCGCAGCAGATTGCCAGGGCCGGCGTGCCGGTGCAGCCATTCCTGTTTTCAATGCTGGCGCGCGTGACGCAGAACGCCGGCAAGATCAAGGCCGGCAGTTATGAACTCAAACCGGGCACCACCCCGCGCCAGCTGATCAACCAACTGGTGCGCGGCGAATTTGCCCAGGAATCGCTGACCATCATTGAAGGCTGGACCTTCAAGCAAATGCGCGCTGCCATCGCCGCCAGAAAAAGCCTGAATCAGGATACGGCCCAGCTGTCCGACCAGGAATTGATGAGCAAGATTTCGACCGAATACAAGTCGCCGGAAGGGCTGTTTTTCCCCGATACCTACCTGTTTGCCAAGAATACAAGCGACCTGCAGATTTACAAGCAGGCGCACGCGCTCATGCTCACCCGCCTCAATGCGGCGTGGGAAAAGCGCGATGCCAGCCTGCCTTACAAGACGCCATATGAAGCCTTGATCATGGCTTCCATTGTGGAAAAGGAAACCGGCCAGAAATCGGAGCGGGCCATGATTGCCGGGGTGTTCGTCAACCGCCTGCGCCTGAACATGATGCTGCAGACCGACCCTACCGTTATCTACGGCATGGGTGACAGCTACGCCGGCAATATCCGCAAGAAGGACCTGGAAACCGATACGCCCTACAATACCTATACGCGGGTAGGCTTGCCGCCCACCCCGATTGCCCTGCCTGGCGCCCAGTCGCTGGCGGCAGCCCTGGGGCCGGCCAAGACGGAAGCACTGTACTTTGTGTCCCGCGGTGACGGCAGCAGTCAATTTTCAACCAATCTGCCGGACCATAACAAGGCCGTGAACCAGTACCAGCGATGA
- a CDS encoding folate-binding protein YgfZ, with the protein MTNWKEFLSSQAARHSATEPAHVLDFGRTLAPAELAEGFVAVIDDQGLIAVTGDDAASFLHSQLTNDVKQLGEQEARLAGYCTPKGRLQATFLMWNSAGTIYLQLPRAIQAPLQKRLSMFVMRAKAALSDATGNSATQVVLGFGGVRAAAVLEQQFGALPAAPFAKIDHASGTLIRLPDAFGAPRFQWITSEQAAMAAWPALSTALTPAGNDAWQLSSIHAGVPQVTLKTQEQFVPQMINFELLGGVNFKKGCYPGQEIVARSQYLGKLKRRTAIASIDAASAQAGDEVFDVSDPGQPCGMVVNAAPNGSGSGSDVLVEMKLAALDQGDIRLGSADGAPLRFQPMPYPLDALDL; encoded by the coding sequence ATGACGAACTGGAAAGAATTTCTCTCATCGCAAGCTGCGCGTCATAGTGCCACAGAGCCGGCACATGTGCTCGATTTCGGGCGCACCCTCGCGCCCGCTGAGCTGGCCGAGGGCTTTGTTGCCGTCATCGACGACCAGGGACTCATTGCCGTGACCGGCGACGATGCAGCCAGCTTCCTGCACAGCCAGCTCACCAATGACGTCAAGCAGCTCGGCGAGCAGGAAGCCCGCCTGGCCGGCTATTGCACGCCAAAGGGGCGACTGCAGGCGACCTTCCTCATGTGGAACAGCGCCGGCACCATTTACCTGCAGCTGCCGCGCGCCATCCAGGCGCCCCTGCAAAAGCGCCTTTCCATGTTTGTCATGCGCGCCAAGGCCGCATTATCCGATGCCACGGGCAATAGCGCCACCCAAGTGGTGCTGGGCTTTGGCGGCGTGCGGGCGGCGGCCGTACTGGAACAGCAGTTTGGCGCCCTGCCCGCGGCACCCTTTGCCAAGATCGATCATGCGTCCGGCACGCTGATCCGCCTGCCGGATGCGTTTGGCGCACCGCGTTTTCAGTGGATCACGTCGGAACAGGCTGCCATGGCCGCCTGGCCTGCGCTAAGCACGGCACTCACCCCGGCGGGCAATGATGCATGGCAGCTCTCCAGCATCCACGCCGGGGTTCCGCAAGTCACCCTCAAGACGCAGGAACAGTTTGTGCCGCAGATGATCAATTTCGAGCTGCTGGGCGGCGTCAACTTCAAGAAGGGCTGCTATCCCGGCCAGGAGATTGTCGCGCGCAGCCAGTACCTGGGCAAACTGAAGCGCCGCACGGCCATCGCCAGTATTGACGCCGCTTCTGCCCAGGCGGGCGACGAAGTATTTGATGTCAGCGATCCCGGCCAGCCCTGTGGCATGGTGGTCAACGCCGCGCCGAATGGCAGTGGCAGCGGCAGCGATGTGCTGGTCGAAATGAAACTGGCCGCGCTCGACCAGGGCGATATTCGCCTTGGCTCGGCAGACGGCGCCCCCCTGCGCTTCCAGCCCATGCCCTACCCGCTGGACGCACTCGACCTGTAG
- a CDS encoding DUF4936 family protein, with protein sequence MDDLYIYYRVRDEHAALLAPRVRAMQAALGSGNVKRRPGSADGKQTWMEIYTATGPQFSAMLEQAVAQAGLLELTDGPRHTEIFTDLAPCA encoded by the coding sequence ATGGACGACCTGTATATCTATTACCGCGTGCGTGACGAGCACGCCGCCCTGCTCGCCCCACGCGTACGGGCCATGCAGGCAGCGCTCGGTAGCGGGAACGTCAAGCGGCGCCCCGGATCTGCCGACGGCAAGCAGACCTGGATGGAAATCTACACCGCAACCGGGCCGCAGTTTTCCGCCATGCTGGAACAGGCTGTGGCACAAGCAGGCCTGCTGGAACTGACCGATGGCCCACGCCACACCGAAATTTTCACGGACCTAGCCCCATGTGCCTGA
- a CDS encoding NRDE family protein, which translates to MCLIVFAWHVMPGAPLVAAANRDEFYDRPAAPAGAWPDYPHIFGGRDLQGGGSWMGISQQGANGPRFAALTNIRGPQERRLDAPSRGALVADFLAGDLSAEDYIARIAPGADAYNGFNLVLGDRERMFWFSNRGAQDPRNGKELAPGIYGISNSLLDSPWPKVLRTKAQFASLLCQGAPDDAFFEMLADTTRASDLRLPDTGIERDLERVLSAVCIETAGYGTRTSTVVKLYNDAPAELHERVLQ; encoded by the coding sequence ATGTGCCTGATCGTTTTTGCCTGGCACGTGATGCCTGGCGCGCCCCTGGTGGCGGCCGCCAACCGCGACGAATTCTATGACCGGCCTGCCGCGCCGGCCGGCGCCTGGCCGGACTACCCGCATATTTTTGGCGGCCGCGATTTGCAGGGCGGCGGCAGCTGGATGGGCATCAGCCAGCAAGGGGCGAACGGACCTCGCTTCGCGGCGCTGACCAATATCCGGGGCCCCCAGGAACGGCGCCTTGATGCGCCGTCCCGCGGTGCGCTGGTTGCCGATTTCCTTGCCGGCGACCTGAGCGCGGAAGATTACATTGCCCGGATCGCCCCAGGCGCCGATGCCTACAATGGGTTCAACCTGGTGCTGGGCGACCGTGAACGGATGTTCTGGTTCTCCAACCGCGGCGCGCAAGACCCGCGCAATGGCAAGGAACTGGCGCCGGGCATCTACGGCATTTCCAACAGCCTGCTCGATTCTCCCTGGCCCAAGGTGCTGCGCACGAAGGCGCAGTTTGCCAGCCTGCTGTGCCAGGGCGCGCCCGATGACGCCTTCTTTGAAATGCTTGCCGACACCACCCGCGCCTCCGACCTGCGCCTGCCCGACACCGGCATCGAGCGTGACCTTGAACGGGTGCTGTCGGCAGTGTGCATCGAAACGGCCGGTTACGGCACCCGCACGTCCACCGTGGTCAAGCTGTACAACGACGCTCCTGCCGAGCTGCATGAGCGGGTACTGCAATAA
- a CDS encoding YciI family protein produces the protein MAKYLISFPSAAMVVSGADLEAAGRDAGAVIEEAKAAGVYVFGGGIDESVAPVLVSGDGAVAAGGYPWAPALNGGFTILELPSREDAIAWAARIAKACRCDQELRVFGDDPRS, from the coding sequence ATGGCCAAATACCTGATTTCCTTTCCAAGTGCCGCCATGGTGGTATCCGGCGCCGATCTGGAAGCGGCAGGGCGTGACGCCGGCGCCGTGATTGAAGAGGCGAAAGCCGCCGGCGTCTATGTCTTTGGCGGTGGCATCGACGAAAGCGTGGCACCAGTGCTGGTATCCGGCGATGGCGCCGTTGCAGCGGGCGGCTATCCGTGGGCGCCCGCGCTCAACGGCGGCTTCACGATACTGGAATTGCCTTCTCGTGAAGACGCCATTGCGTGGGCGGCCCGGATAGCCAAAGCCTGCCGCTGCGACCAGGAACTGCGTGTTTTCGGTGACGATCCCCGGTCCTGA
- a CDS encoding beta/gamma crystallin domain-containing protein, whose amino-acid sequence MSLLAAALMALAIQPHAVGAGQDSATKAQTAQTSTAKAAGTQSTKGAPAPIVSLVLVPIVPVAQDPITKGGCWARLHDGQSFSGDALTVAGPLDMPTLVGPFGIDWKGKISSVETGPKATLMVYDNENYHQLVSTFKPGVRIADVSKRLGFFDQMRSLKITCTK is encoded by the coding sequence ATGTCCCTGCTCGCCGCTGCGCTGATGGCATTGGCGATCCAGCCGCATGCTGTCGGCGCAGGCCAGGACAGCGCCACAAAAGCCCAGACCGCCCAGACCAGCACTGCCAAGGCCGCCGGCACGCAAAGCACCAAGGGGGCGCCGGCACCAATCGTCAGCCTGGTGCTGGTGCCAATTGTTCCGGTGGCCCAGGATCCGATCACCAAAGGCGGATGCTGGGCCAGGCTGCACGATGGGCAAAGTTTCAGCGGCGACGCCCTGACAGTGGCAGGCCCGCTTGACATGCCGACCCTCGTCGGGCCTTTCGGCATTGACTGGAAGGGCAAGATCAGCAGCGTCGAAACGGGGCCCAAGGCCACGCTGATGGTCTACGACAACGAGAACTACCATCAGCTGGTGTCAACCTTCAAGCCAGGGGTGCGCATTGCCGATGTCAGCAAGCGGCTGGGATTTTTCGACCAGATGCGTTCGCTGAAAATCACCTGTACCAAATAG
- the blaOXA gene encoding class D beta-lactamase: MTLLKVGVFALAAVATSVQAARLVDSPELARAFRHSGLTGTFVVYDVQADRMLVHNRKRANTRYFPASTFKIPNTLIGLSTGAVSSVDQVLPYGGKPQRLKVWEQDMPLREAIKVSNVPVYQELARRIGMQRMQEELPKLNYGNGKMGEVIDQFWLRGPLAISAVEQTRFLAKLSQDALPFSASAMAATRDIVLQCKTDNAALYAKTGWTEAPNPDIGWWVGWVRKEGRTYAFALNIDIVTDEDAAKRIPLGRAGLDALGVLPNQ, from the coding sequence ATGACTTTGCTGAAAGTAGGGGTGTTCGCGCTGGCAGCGGTGGCCACCAGCGTGCAGGCGGCCAGGCTGGTGGACAGCCCCGAGCTGGCCCGCGCGTTCAGGCACAGCGGCCTGACCGGGACTTTTGTCGTCTATGACGTGCAGGCTGACCGCATGCTGGTGCACAACCGCAAGCGCGCCAACACCCGCTACTTTCCTGCGTCCACCTTCAAGATTCCCAACACCCTGATTGGCCTGTCCACCGGCGCCGTGAGCAGTGTGGACCAGGTGCTGCCGTACGGCGGCAAGCCGCAGCGCTTGAAAGTATGGGAGCAGGACATGCCCCTGCGCGAGGCGATCAAGGTTTCCAATGTGCCCGTGTACCAGGAATTGGCGCGCCGCATCGGCATGCAGCGCATGCAGGAGGAACTGCCCAAGCTCAATTACGGCAACGGCAAGATGGGCGAGGTGATCGACCAGTTTTGGCTGCGCGGACCGCTGGCCATCAGTGCCGTCGAGCAGACCCGTTTCCTGGCAAAACTGTCGCAGGACGCGCTGCCGTTTTCTGCCTCGGCCATGGCGGCCACGCGCGATATTGTCCTGCAATGCAAAACCGACAATGCAGCGCTGTATGCCAAGACCGGCTGGACCGAGGCGCCCAATCCCGATATCGGCTGGTGGGTGGGCTGGGTGCGCAAGGAGGGCCGCACCTATGCTTTTGCCCTCAATATCGACATCGTCACTGATGAAGACGCAGCTAAACGCATACCCCTGGGCCGTGCCGGCCTGGATGCCCTGGGCGTGCTGCCAAACCAATGA
- a CDS encoding SDR family oxidoreductase, with amino-acid sequence MKIFKDKVVVITGGASGLGREFALTAAGLGMKIVLADVQQDALDATRAELEAQGASVLAMLCDVRKGEQVQALADATMEKFDAVHLVFNNAGVGSGGLIWENSEADWEWVLGVNVWGVIHGVRIFTKLMLECAKKDPAFEGHIVNTASMAGLLNAPTMGVYNVSKHAVVSLSETLYQDLDLVGAPIGASVLCPYFVPTGISQSHRNRPSDVAMTDKATASQVAAQAMTVKAVESGKVTAAEVAAITFDAIRDGKFYIYSHPGALGGVAERMEAIVHANNPGDPYKATPQVRERLRAKMNIGEA; translated from the coding sequence ATGAAAATCTTCAAGGACAAAGTTGTGGTCATCACGGGCGGGGCAAGTGGCCTTGGCCGCGAATTTGCGCTCACCGCCGCCGGCCTGGGCATGAAAATCGTGCTGGCCGACGTGCAGCAGGATGCGCTCGACGCCACCCGCGCCGAGCTCGAAGCGCAGGGTGCAAGCGTGCTGGCCATGCTGTGCGACGTGCGCAAGGGCGAGCAGGTGCAGGCGCTGGCCGATGCCACCATGGAAAAATTCGACGCTGTCCACCTCGTATTCAATAATGCGGGCGTGGGCTCGGGCGGCCTGATCTGGGAAAATTCGGAAGCCGACTGGGAATGGGTGCTGGGCGTGAACGTGTGGGGCGTCATCCATGGCGTGCGCATTTTCACCAAGCTCATGCTGGAGTGCGCAAAGAAAGATCCCGCGTTCGAAGGCCACATCGTGAACACTGCTTCGATGGCTGGCCTGCTCAACGCGCCGACCATGGGCGTGTACAACGTGTCCAAGCACGCGGTTGTGTCGCTGTCGGAAACGCTGTACCAGGACCTGGACCTGGTGGGCGCGCCCATTGGCGCATCCGTGCTGTGCCCGTATTTTGTGCCGACCGGCATCAGCCAGTCGCACCGCAACCGTCCCAGCGACGTGGCAATGACGGACAAGGCAACGGCAAGTCAGGTCGCTGCCCAGGCCATGACGGTGAAGGCGGTCGAATCTGGCAAAGTGACGGCGGCGGAAGTGGCGGCCATCACGTTTGACGCCATCCGCGACGGGAAGTTCTATATTTACTCCCATCCCGGCGCATTGGGCGGCGTGGCCGAGCGCATGGAGGCGATCGTGCACGCGAACAATCCTGGTGATCCATACAAGGCAACCCCGCAAGTGCGCGAGCGGCTGCGGGCCAAGATGAATATCGGAGAAGCATGA
- a CDS encoding NADP-dependent oxidoreductase, with protein MVLASRPRGAVLPENFRLETATVPALGEGQVLVRNHYLSLDPYMRGRMSEAKSYAAAQAIDETMIGGTAGEVVASQHPRFTPGDRVVGMLGWAEMGVADGNMLRKVDATSIPLSAYLGVLGMPGMTAWYGLNHIMQPAAGNTILVSAASGAVGSAVGQLAKLQGCRAIGIAGGPEKCAYVVDELGFDACIDYKGGRLAEDLAAAAPGGIDALFENVGGAGFDAALPLMNAFGRIALCGLIAGYNGDDMAVRNLRYMLTSRLSMRGFIVTEHMDLWPQGLRELGELVATGKLKYRETVAQGLAAAPDAFIGLLSGRNFGKQLVRLI; from the coding sequence ATGGTGCTCGCTTCGCGTCCGCGCGGGGCGGTGTTGCCGGAAAACTTTCGCCTGGAAACGGCCACCGTGCCCGCCCTCGGCGAGGGCCAGGTATTGGTGCGCAACCACTACCTGTCGCTCGATCCCTACATGCGCGGGCGCATGAGCGAGGCCAAGAGCTATGCGGCAGCGCAGGCGATCGATGAGACCATGATCGGCGGCACGGCCGGCGAAGTGGTGGCGTCGCAGCACCCGCGTTTTACGCCCGGCGACCGGGTGGTCGGCATGCTGGGCTGGGCCGAGATGGGCGTTGCCGACGGCAATATGCTGCGCAAGGTGGATGCGACCAGCATCCCCTTGTCTGCCTACCTTGGCGTGCTGGGCATGCCGGGCATGACGGCCTGGTATGGCCTGAACCACATCATGCAGCCGGCCGCCGGCAACACCATTTTGGTATCGGCTGCCAGCGGGGCGGTCGGCAGCGCCGTGGGCCAGCTGGCCAAACTGCAAGGCTGCCGCGCGATCGGCATTGCGGGCGGCCCTGAAAAATGCGCCTACGTGGTCGACGAACTCGGTTTTGACGCATGCATCGACTACAAGGGGGGCAGGTTGGCAGAAGACCTGGCCGCGGCGGCGCCCGGCGGCATCGACGCCTTGTTTGAAAATGTGGGTGGCGCAGGCTTTGATGCAGCCTTGCCCCTCATGAACGCATTCGGCCGCATCGCCCTGTGCGGCTTGATCGCCGGTTACAACGGCGACGACATGGCGGTGCGCAACCTGCGCTACATGCTCACCAGTCGCTTGTCGATGCGCGGCTTCATCGTTACCGAACATATGGACTTGTGGCCGCAAGGCTTGCGGGAATTGGGCGAACTGGTGGCGACTGGCAAACTCAAGTACCGCGAAACGGTGGCCCAGGGATTGGCGGCGGCACCGGACGCATTCATCGGCCTGCTCTCTGGCCGCAATTTTGGCAAACAACTCGTAAGGCTCATCTAA
- a CDS encoding SDR family oxidoreductase yields MRTTQELFSLAGKTALITGGSRGLGLQMAEALGEQGARLVLSSRKQSDLDEAVAHLKARGIDASAIAADLSQDAHIGPMVDEAIKRLGHIDILINNAGASWGAPAEDYPVEAWDKVMNLNIRSIFLVSQAVGKLSMIPRKYGRIINIASIAGLAGNPPGTMQTVAYNTSKGAVINFTRTLAGEWGRFGITVNAIAPGFFPSKMTKGVLEAIGEEKLAKDSPLGRIGDDEDLKGAALLFASDASKHITGQTLAVDGGVSAV; encoded by the coding sequence ATGCGTACGACCCAAGAATTGTTTTCGCTGGCCGGCAAGACGGCCCTCATCACCGGCGGCTCGCGCGGCCTTGGCCTGCAAATGGCCGAAGCGCTGGGCGAGCAGGGCGCCCGGCTGGTGCTCTCTTCCCGCAAGCAGTCGGACCTGGACGAGGCCGTGGCCCACCTGAAGGCGCGCGGCATCGACGCCTCCGCCATTGCCGCCGACCTGTCGCAGGATGCCCACATCGGCCCCATGGTCGATGAAGCGATCAAGCGCCTGGGCCACATCGATATCCTGATCAACAACGCCGGCGCCAGCTGGGGCGCGCCCGCCGAAGACTATCCGGTGGAAGCGTGGGACAAGGTCATGAACTTGAACATCCGCAGCATCTTCCTGGTCTCGCAGGCTGTGGGCAAGCTGTCCATGATCCCGCGCAAATACGGCCGCATCATCAATATCGCCTCCATCGCAGGGCTGGCCGGCAACCCGCCGGGCACCATGCAGACGGTGGCCTACAACACGTCCAAAGGCGCCGTGATCAACTTCACGCGCACCCTGGCAGGCGAGTGGGGCCGCTTTGGCATTACCGTCAATGCCATTGCACCGGGCTTTTTCCCGTCCAAGATGACCAAGGGCGTGCTGGAAGCCATTGGTGAAGAAAAGCTGGCCAAGGATTCGCCGCTGGGCCGCATCGGCGACGATGAAGATCTCAAGGGCGCGGCACTGCTGTTCGCCTCCGACGCCAGCAAGCACATCACCGGCCAGACCCTGGCCGTCGATGGCGGCGTATCGGCGGTGTGA
- a CDS encoding Dabb family protein, translating to MIKHIVMWKLKDAAEGADKATNAVRMKEKLESCAQLPGILKFEVALAQPGLEATYDVILYSEFESREALAAYAAHPTHQAIIPFIGAVRSERQCMDYDI from the coding sequence ATGATCAAGCACATTGTAATGTGGAAGCTCAAGGATGCCGCGGAAGGGGCCGACAAGGCCACCAATGCCGTCAGAATGAAGGAAAAACTGGAGTCGTGCGCGCAGCTGCCGGGCATCCTCAAGTTTGAAGTGGCGCTGGCCCAGCCTGGGCTGGAAGCCACCTATGACGTGATCCTGTATTCCGAATTTGAAAGCCGCGAGGCACTGGCCGCCTACGCTGCCCACCCCACCCATCAAGCCATCATCCCGTTCATTGGCGCCGTGCGCAGCGAGCGCCAGTGCATGGACTACGACATCTAA